The genomic window GACCGTGTCCTCCACGATGGTCCACATGGGGCGGCTGCGGTTGGAGTACAGCGTGTGCCCCGTGGTGAGGTAGATGTTGTTTGCGTGGTCGATGGTGCGCCCCGACGACAGCCACTCGCTCGTGTCGTCGCGGGCGAACGACACCAGGTCGGATACCTGCTCGCCGGTGGGATCGATGATGCGGAGAAGCTCTCCCCGGCGGATCTCGAAGCCGGCGCCGGTCTGCGGGGGGAGGTGCAAGGTACGGATGGTCTGCATGATGGGGTGCCGGAGGTCGGGTGTGGGCTCGGTCATGGGTGCCGGTGGAAGGGGCAGCGCCACTCGGGTCCGGCGGCGCGCCCGGAGTACTGCCTCGCCTCGGACGCCTCGCCGAACTCGGCCAGGTTGGGGTTGAGGTCGCCCTGGAGCGCAACCTCGCGGGCGCGGATCTGGTCGCGCAGCCCGCCGTAGCGGCCGTCCTCGCGGAGCCGCTCGAACTGCGCGCGGGGGTTGAAGACCAGCGTCGGCCACCCGAAGCGCCGCGCCAGCCGCGAGCTCGCGGGATGCAGCCCCACCACAAAGAACGCCATCCCGGCGAACGAGAAGGAGAAACGAGGGTCCTCCGGCCGGTCGCTGACGGACGGCGCCCAACCGCGCGTGGCGTCCGCGTCGTGCAGCGCCTGGAGCTGCTGCCACAAAAGCGCCTCGAACTCGGTCTCGTCCTCGGGTGCCGCCCCCATGAAGGCTGCCACAAAGGTCGAGAACTCCGCTTCCGCCGCCGCGGGGGCGAACTCCGCCAGGGCGCGCGCGAGCTGTTCCGTCGCCTCCGGCGTGCCCATCGGTCCGAACGCGCCGATGCGGTGGCCGCCGTGACGGAGCGCCGCGCGGGCGCCCAGACACGAGAAGCCGGGGTCGAAGACGAAGGCGCGGAACTCTTCTCGCACCCGCTCCGCTAGCCGCCCGAGGCGCTCTTCCGATGGATACGTACGGCCCGACGCCGCTGGGGAGATCTTTTCCATGGCAAGCTTCCCGCTGCAAAACTGCGAATATAAAGTACTTGCGAGCCTGAGCCGCCGTGGTCCCACCCTGACGCATGCGCGATGCCGGGGTGCGTGCTTCCGGGCGCGCCCGCGGCTCCGCACCGGGTGCCCGCGGGCAGCGATGCATGCCGCGGCGGAGGTGGCGGATCGACTGCTTTCGCCTACATTGGAGGCAGCCCCGCCACGGTGTGCCCGCCATCATTCCGTACCTCGTCCACCCCAGCTCCGCAGTCCCATGCACATGCCCCGCATCCACGTGCTCGCCGCACTCGCCGCGCTGCTGTCCGGCCTGGCCCCGGCCGCCGCGGCGCAGCCTCTCGTCACCTTCCAGGGAACCCCCATCGCGTACCGGGTGGACGTGCCGGTGCAGGGCTGGAACAGGTCCGTTGACAACGACGTGCTCACGGTCGGCCGCGACGACGTGATCATGATGGTGTCGGTCACCGACCTGGTGTCCCTGCAGCAGAACCCCGGCACCGTCTCCGAAGCGGACCAGCGGCGGATCTATACGCAGAGGTTCATGGGCTCCGACTCGATCATGATGGCGCTCATGACCCGCGTGGTCTCGAGTCTCAACTCTCTGGAGCCGGACGGGCGGGTGCTGGAGGTCAGCACGCTGGGCGGCCAGCGCGGCGCATACGTGCGGGGCCGCCTGCAGGGCCCCACGCCGGGGGTCGGTGAGGCATACCTTACGGTCAAGGACGGGATCATGTACTTGCTCGTGTTCTTTGCGCGGGACAGCAGCCCGGAGAAGCACCAGGACCTCTTTGACCGCGTCCATCGGTCATTCGTGCTGGCGGAGGCGCCGCCGCGGTGATCCACGTACGGTCGGAAGAGGCGGGATAGCCATGATGGCGCACGTCATCCGGCACTGCTCGCCCCGCCGATGCTCCTGGCCCTACAGTTGGCCGCGCATTCGAGTGCTCCACCTGCTTTTGGTTCTTCCGCCTGGAGGTGATCGTTGGAGGACGCGATCCGAACGGAGTACCTTCGCGATTCCGCGGAGACCCTGCGCAAGTACGAGTCGCTCGCGGACCGGTCGCTCGCCCGTGTGACTGACGCGCAGTTCTTTGCGACAATCGACACGGAGTCGAACAGCCTGGCCGTGGTGGTCAAGCACATGGCGGGCAACCTGCTCTCGCGCTGGACAGACCTGCTGACCGCGGATGGCGAGAAGCCGGGGCGCGACCGGGACTCGGAGTTCGTGATCGCCCCCACCGAGACCCGCGAGTCGCTGATGGCGCGCTGGGGAGCGGGGTGGG from Longimicrobium sp. includes these protein-coding regions:
- a CDS encoding DUF1572 family protein yields the protein MEDAIRTEYLRDSAETLRKYESLADRSLARVTDAQFFATIDTESNSLAVVVKHMAGNLLSRWTDLLTADGEKPGRDRDSEFVIAPTETRESLMARWGAGWATAFLSLGSLTPADLDRTIQIRGEPHSLVQAINRQLTHAAYHVGQIVFLAKHFQADRWESLSIPRGQSEQFNAAMPAPPARG
- the gntA gene encoding guanitoxin biosynthesis heme-dependent pre-guanitoxin N-hydroxylase GntA, which translates into the protein MEKISPAASGRTYPSEERLGRLAERVREEFRAFVFDPGFSCLGARAALRHGGHRIGAFGPMGTPEATEQLARALAEFAPAAAEAEFSTFVAAFMGAAPEDETEFEALLWQQLQALHDADATRGWAPSVSDRPEDPRFSFSFAGMAFFVVGLHPASSRLARRFGWPTLVFNPRAQFERLREDGRYGGLRDQIRAREVALQGDLNPNLAEFGEASEARQYSGRAAGPEWRCPFHRHP